From the genome of Neomonachus schauinslandi chromosome 5, ASM220157v2, whole genome shotgun sequence, one region includes:
- the CHST12 gene encoding carbohydrate sulfotransferase 12: MTKTRLFRLWLVLGSVFMVLLIIVYWDNVGAAHFYLHTSFPRPHPLEPLPTPAHGAEKGFTSDVDAFLQKLLSGGLKQNALSGKRTEQPSVPASSRPVLSNAEESVRGYDWSTRDAQQGPDPGGRQAERRSVLRGLCANASFVFPTKERSFDDIPNYELNHLIVDDRHGVIYCYVPKVACTNWKRVMIVLSESLLDRGAPYRDPLDIPREYVHNSSTHLTFNKFWRRYGKFSRHLMKIKLKKYTKFLFVRDPFVRLISAFRSKFQLENEEFYRKFAVPMLKMYANHTGLPASVSEAFSAGLKVSFANFIQYLLDPRTEKLTPFNEHWRQVHRLCHPCQIDYDFVGKLETLDQDAAQLLRLLKVDKLLHFPPSYRNRTASSWEEDWFATIPLAWRQQLYKLYEADFVLFGYPKPENLLRD, encoded by the coding sequence ATGACCAAAACCCGGCTCTTCCGCCTGTGGCTGGTCTTGGGGTCCGTCTTCATGGTCCTCCTGATCATCGTGTACTGGGACAACGTGGGCGCCGCCCACTTCTACCTGCACACTTCCTTCCCCAGGCCACACCCCCTGGAGCCGCTGCCCACCCCCGCACACGGGGCAGAAAAGGGGTTCACGTCAGACGTGGACGCATTTTTGCAGAAGCTGCTCAGTGGCGGCCTGAAGCAGAACGCCCTTTCTGGTAAAAGGACGGAGCAGCCCTCTGTGCCGGCCTCCAGCAGGCCCGTGCTGAGCAACGCGGAGGAGAGCGTGAGGGGCTACGACTGGTCCACCCGCGACGCCCAGCAGGGCCCGGACCCGGGTGGGCGGCAGGCCGAGAGGAGGAGCGTGCTCCGGGGGCTCTGTGCCAACGCCAGCTTCGTGTTCCCCACCAAGGAGCGCTCCTTCGACGACATCCCTAATTACGAGCTCAACCACCTCATCGTGGACGACCGCCACGGGGTCATCTACTGCTACGTGCCCAAGGTGGCCTGCACCAACTGGAAGCGCGTGATGATCGTGCTGAGCGAGAGCCTCCTGGACCGCGGCGCCCCCTACCGCGACCCCCTGGACATCCCCCGGGAGTATGTCCACAACTCCAGCACCCACCTGACTTTCAACAAGTTTTGGCGTCGCTACGGCAAGTTCTCCCGCCACCTGATGAAGATCAAGCTGAAGAAGTACACCAAGTTCCTGTTTGTGCGGGACCCCTTCGTGCGCCTCATCTCGGCCTTCCGCAGCAAGTTCCAGCTGGAGAACGAGGAGTTCTACCGCAAGTTCGCCGTGCCCATGCTCAAAATGTATGCCAACCACACCGGCCTGCCCGCGTCCGTCAGCGAGGCCTTCAGCGCGGGCCTCAAGGTGTCCTTTGCCAACTTCATCCAGTACCTGCTGGACCCGCGCACCGAGAAGCTGACGCCCTTCAACGAGCACTGGAGGCAGGTGCACCGTCTCTGCCACCCCTGCCAGATCGACTACGACTTTGTGGGGAAGCTGGAGACCCTGGACCAGGACGCCGCCCAGCTCCTGCGGCTCCTCAAGGTGGACAAGCTCCTTCACTTCCCCCCGAGTTACCGGAACAGAACTGCCAGTAGCTGGGAGGAGGACTGGTTTGCCACGATCCCCCTGGCCTGGAGGCAGCAGCTTTACAAACTCTACGAGGCCGACTTTGTCCTCTTTGGCTACCCCAAGCCCGAGAACCTTCTTAGAGACTGA